One genomic window of Muntiacus reevesi chromosome 4, mMunRee1.1, whole genome shotgun sequence includes the following:
- the FAIM2 gene encoding protein lifeguard 2 — translation MTQGKLSVANKAPGTEGQQTNGEKKETPAVPSAPPSYEEATSGEGLKAGAFPPAPPAMPLHPSWAYVDPNSSSSYESGFPTGDHEFFTTFSWDDQKVRRVFIRKVYTILLIQLLVTLGVVALFTFCDPVKDYVQANPGWYWASYAVFFATYLTLACCSGPRRHFPWNLILLTIFTLSMAYLTGMLSSYYNTTSVLLCLSITALVCLSVTVFSFQTKFDFTSCQGVLFVLLMTLFFSGLILAILLPFQYVPWLHAVYAVLGAGVFTLFLAFDTQLLMGSRRHSLSPEEYIFGALNIYLDIIYIFTFFLQLFGTNRE, via the exons ATGACCCAGGGAAAG CTCTCCGTGGCTAACAAGGCCCCCGGGACAGAGGGGCAGCAGACGAATGGTGAGAAGAAAGAGACTCCGGCAGTGCCCTCGGCCCCGCCCTCCTATGAGGAGGCCACCTCTGGGGAGGGGCTCAAGGCAGGAGCCTTCCCCCCGGCCCCCCCGGCTATGCCTCTCCACCCCAGCTGGGCCTATGTGGACCCTA ACAGCAGCTCCAGCTATGAGAGTGGCTTCCCCACTGGAGACCATGAGTTCTTCACCACCTTCAGCTGGGACGACCAGAAGGTTCGCCGAGTCTTCATCAGAAAG GTCTATACCATTCTGCTGATTCAGCTGCTGGTGACCTTGGGTGTCGTGGCTCTCTTTACCTTCTG TGACCCCGTTAAGGACTATGTCCAGGCCAACCCAGGCTGGTACTGGGCATCCTA TGCTGTGTTCTTTGCGACCTACCTGACCCTGGCCTGCTGTTCTGGACCCAG GAGGCATTTCCCCTGGAACCTGATCCTCCTGACCATCTTT ACCCTGTCCATGGCCTACCTCACTGGAATGTTGTCCAG TTACTACAACACCACGTCTGTGCTGCTGTGCCTGAGCATCACGGCCCTCGTCTGCCTCTCGGTCACCGTCTTCAGCTTCCAGACCAAG TTCGACTTCACATCCTGCCAAGGTGTGCTCTTCGTGCTGCTCATGACTCTCTTCTTCAGCGGACTCATCCTGGCCATCCTCCTGCCCTTCCAATAT GTGCCCTGGCTCCATGCAGTGTATGCCGTGCTGGGAGCGGGTGTGTTTACATTG tTCCTGGCATTTGACACCCAGTTGCTGATGGGTAGCCGACGCCACTCGCTGAGCCCCGAAGAGTATATTTTTGGAGCCCTCAACATTTACCTAGACATCATCTATATCTTCACCTTCTTCCTGCAGCTTTTTGGCACCAACCGGGAATGA